From a single Salmo salar chromosome ssa22, Ssal_v3.1, whole genome shotgun sequence genomic region:
- the mkrn2os.1 gene encoding MKRN2 opposite strand, tandem duplicate 1 — translation MDCTVLKFNHCGRKIYSFDKNRLQTENTGRKCPICQEQMRFSLLQAPVIVPCPFSNGHKVRCAFLIGSSLGPAFLSEWQDSELHVGVTNSQGVVYSYTSSGVQREEQGWEQCLCVPLVAPGTGRDSLAGTLWDSELEQFSLLSTWSRHRFEEEREFGSCCYGFALSFLNQLRRAEGRESVTRDDFTQQHVLPHVKTASRYITVYQEIHQHGFYVADL, via the exons ATGGACTGCACTGTCTTGAAGTTTAACCATTGTGGAAGAAAAATCTATAGTTTTGACAAAAATAGGctccaaacagaaaacacagggcgAAAATGCCCAATCTGTCAGGAGCAGATGAGATTCAGTCTCCTCCAGGCACCTGTCATAGTTCCATGTCCATTTAGTAATGGACACAAGGTCCGCTGTGCCTTCCTCATTGGATCCTCACTGGGACCTGCTTTTCTTAG TGAATGGCAGGACTCGGAGCTGCATGTTGGAGTTACTAACTCACAAG GTGTGGTGTACAGCTACACCTCCTCGGGGgtccagagagaggaacagggctGGGAGCAGTGCCTCTGTGTGCCGCTGGTGGCCCCCGGGACTGGCAGGGACAGCCTAGCTGGGACGCTGTGGGACAGTGAGCTGGAAcagttctccctcctctccacctggTCACGACACAG AtttgaagaggagagggagtttGGCTCGTGTTGCTATGGCTTTGCCCTGTCCTTCCTGAACCAGCTGAGGAGAGCAGAGGGCAGAGAGTCGGTCACTAGGGATGACTTCACACAGCAACATGTCCTGCCCCACGTTAAGACTGCCTCCAGATACATCACAGTCTACCAAGAGATCCATCAACATGGTTTCTACGTAGCTGATTTATAA
- the mkrn2os.2 gene encoding MKRN2 opposite strand protein translates to MEKKSVIKFSHCEKDIFCFFVPEKCPECGVSFSSGRLEEAPIRIPNPFSNGHKTPCCFLVAPAEENNLREFDGGSDLHTGITDTNGVVFNYTKPGVRQDQRGWEMCISIPLIQPDMFNLLNQWDQYLNKFSDAEMWDPAYKRFDKETHNCYNYTLMFLNRVLAAQGKGSLTKDQFTQSFVLPKIKRACKYTTMCREISQNYFYIVDSPVNTS, encoded by the exons ATGGAGAAAAAGAGTGTGATTAAGTTCAGCCACTGTGAGAAGGACATCTTCTGTTTCTTCGTTCCAGAGAAATGTCCAGAGTGTGGAGTGAGCTTCAGCAGTGGCAGGCTGGAGGAGGCTCCTATCCGTATCCCTAACCCTTTTTCTAACGGACACAAGACCCCATGCTGCTTCCTGGTCGCACCTGCTGAGGAAAACAACCTCAG GGAGTTTGATGGCggctcagacctacacactgggaTCACAGACACTAATG GAGTGGTGTTCAACTACACTAAGCCAGGGGTCCGGCAGGACCAGCGAGGCTGGGAGATGTGTATCAGTATTCCCCTTATCCAACCAGACATGTTTAACCTTCTCAACCAGTGGGACCAATACCTCAACAAGTTCTCAGACGCCGAGATGTGGGACCCAGCATACAAAAG GTTTGACAAGGAGACGCACAACTGCTACAACTACACTCTGATGTTTCTAAACCGTGTGCTAGCAGCACAGGGGAAAGGCTCTCTGACCAAAGACCAGTTCACTCAGAGCTTCGTCCTGCCCAAGATCAAGAGAGCCTGTAAATACACCACAATGTGCAGGGAGATATCACAGAACTACTTCTATATAGTGGACAGTCCTGTTAATACTTCATAG